From the genome of Biomphalaria glabrata chromosome 17, xgBioGlab47.1, whole genome shotgun sequence, one region includes:
- the LOC106065315 gene encoding uncharacterized protein LOC106065315: MKNHNGKIHCRFDFPKPFQETTSLVDDEKPKLRRRYDSRLDQQSPEFSHELAVYRKDKSGRRITRDNRHVAPYNAYLLKLFNCHINVEFVGSIRAVKYLYKYIYKGHDCAYIKIVEEQKRINYNEPDTYIEGRCITPPKACWRLSGNELQKKSHVVQRLDIHLPGHYRMSDIVNVQEDLADTGIKGSTLESYFKTNATKKQKEEANRLAGKDEEIFYHFYWQMPEHFKWIGRQSEWVERLRQINVIGRIHSVNFVAQPELYHLRMLLYHVNDPASFDDLLKFNGIRYATFKQACLARGLAYDDQQWIDGLQESAMSKTPRAMRTLFTQILIFGSPENPKRLWEMFKADLAEDFLLEIGRTGGRVEDAINNTYRIIASKLNTEATEGRDFQYWVNTFGMDNIDFVNNHLNMDMLNNDCLILEGERLYGLLKWKQLDIVNTILDAVTSHNSGPRCFFIDGPGGTGKTCVYKTIYHILLGRNFNVKCMAFTGIASILLPNGRTSHKTFGLSVPLTPESVSNIKLGSMKAAQLAEVDVFLMDEAPMLPKYGLSTIDQLLRAIGNSKEPFGGKTIVLGGDFRQCLPIQPRANRSELLDVSLKKSDLWRHFKISRLTRNMRVDEEETDFAEFLLRIGDGEVPLNDMGEIALPQDVISKTNIIDEVYGDCLADKSYENMKDRAILAPLNKDVNLINCELIDRLPGEEKVYFSFDSIKDMSEGTLQFTTEFLNSIDIADLPPHKLKLKKHTIIMLLRNLDVSEGLCNGTRLIVTELCNNIIIAKILTGEHFGKAVHIPRITLDSSKGKLGCTMQRHQFPVTPAFAMTVHKSQGQTFQFVGVDLRVPVFMHGMLYVAFSRPVCTGELMYWIATGSGKQRFLLPS; encoded by the exons ATGAAAAACCACAATGGAAAAATTCATTGCCGTTTCGATTTCCCCAAACCTTTTCAAGAAACAACATCACTGGTTGACGACGAAAAACCAAAATTAAGACGTCGGTATGATTCCAGACTGGATCAGCAGAGCCCTGAATTTTCTCACGAACTAGCTGTCTACCGAAAAGACAAGTCTGGTAGAAGAATAACCAGAGACAACCGCCACGTGGCTCCTTACAATGCATATTTGCTGAAACTTTTCAATTGCCACATAAACGTTGAATTTGTTGGAAGCATTAGAGCAgtgaaatatttatacaaatatatttacaaaggaCATGACTGCGCCTATATTAAAATTGTGGAGGAgcaaaaaagaataaattataatgaACCAGACACATACATTGAAGGGCGGTGCATCACACCACCGAAGGCTTGCTGGCGTTTATCTGGAAATGAACTCCAAAAGAAGAGCCATGTAGTGCAACGTCTTGACATACATCTTCCTGGTCACTACCGAATGTCAGACATTGTGAATGTGCAGGAAGATCTGGCGGATACTGGCATTAAGGGATCCACATTGGAGTCTTATTTCAAAACCAATGCTACCAAGAAGCAAAAAGAAGAAGCTAACCGTCTTGCTGGAAAAGATGAAGAAATTTTTTACCATTTTTATTGGCAGATGCCCGAGCATTTTAAATGGATAGGAAGGCAAAGTGAATGGGTTGAGAGGCTTCGACAAATCAATGTTATTGGTCGTATCCACAGCGTTAATTTTGTTGCCCAGCCAGAATTATACCATCTCAGGATGCTTCTGTACCATGTCAATGATCCTGCAAGTTTTGACGACCTTCTTAAATTTAATGGTATCAGATATGCCACGTTCAAGCAAGCGTGTCTGGCTCGAGGGCTTGCCTATGATGACCAACAGTGGATAGATGGTCTGCAGGAATCGGCTATGTCAAAAACGCCTAGAGCCATGAGAACACTATTTACAcagattttaatatttggatCTCCAGAAAATCCAAAAAGACTTTGGGAAATGTTCAAAGCAGATCTGGCTGAAGATTTTCTTCTAGAAATAGGACGCACAGGTGGCCGAGTGGAAGACGCGATAAATAATACCTATCGAATTATCGCCTCCAAATTAAATACCGAAGCCACAGAAGGCAGAGATTTTCAGTACTGGGTCAACACCTTTGGCATGGACAACATTGACTTTGTCAATAACCATTTAAATATGGATATGCTTAACAACGACTGCTTAATACTGGAAGGGGAACGGTTGTATGGACTCCTGaaatggaaacagcttgacataGTGAATACCATTCTCGATGCTGTCACAAGTCATAACTCTGGACcaagatgtttttttattgatggaCCTGGAGGTACTGGAAAAACGTGTGTGTACAAGACTATTTATCACATTCTACTGGGTCGAAATTTCAATGTGAAATGTATGGCATTTACAGGAATAGCATCAATTCTTTTGCCTAATGGACGCACCTCACACAAAACATTTGGCCTCAGTGTGCCCCTAACACCTGAATCAGTTTCAAACATAAAGCTAGGATCAATGAAAGCTGCTCAGTTAGCGGAAGTTGATGTATTTTTAATGGATGAGGCCCCTATGCTGCCAAAATACGGACTTTCTACCATAGACCAGCTACTAAGAGCAATCGGCAATTCAAAAGAGCCTTTTGGAGGAAAAACAATAGTTTTGGGGGGCGACTTCCGGCAATGTCTTCCAATTCAGCCACGAGCTAACAGAAGTGAGCTTTTAGACGTATCCCTTAAAAAGAGTGACTTAtggagacattttaaaatatctcgATTAACCAGAAATATGAGAGTTGATGAAGAAGAGACGGATTTTGCCGAGTTTCTTTTAAGGATTGGAGACGGTGAAGTGCCATTGAATGATATGGGTGAAATAGCGTTGCCACAAGATGTCATCTCAAAAACCAACATTATTGACGAAGTTTATGGGGATTGTTTGGCAGATAAAAGTTACGAAAACATGAAAGACAGGGCAATTTTGGCTCCCCTAAACAAAGATGTCAATTTAATCAATTGTGAGCTTATAGACAGATTACCTGGAGAGGAAAAAGTCTATTTTAGCTTTGATTCAATCAAGGATATGTCAGAAGGTACACTTCAATTTACCACagaatttttaaattccatAGACATCGCTGATTTGCCTCCacacaaactaaaactaaaaaaacacacaattaTCATGCTACTTAGGAACTTGGATGTTTCAGAAGGACTCTGTAATGGGACGAGGCTCATTGTCACTGAACTGTGTAACAACATAATTATTGCTAAGATTCTAACTGGCGAACATTTTGGAAAGGCAGTTCACATTCCCAGAATCACTCTAGATTCCAGTAAGGGGAAACTTGGATGCACAATGCAGCGCCATCAATTTCCTGTGACCCCTGCTTTCGCCATGACAGTCCACAAATCACAAGGTCAAACATTTCAGTTTGTTGGAGTTGATCTCAGGGTCCCAGTCTTTATGCATGGTATGCTGTATGTGGCCTTTTCAAGA CCTGTTTGTACCGGAGAATTGATGTACTGGATAGCAACTGGTAGTGGGAAGCAGAGAT TTCTTTTGCCTTCTTag
- the LOC106068642 gene encoding uncharacterized protein LOC106068642, which produces MTVGDLRSRAKNKQNEESKKLPSDLSPVPGDSQGNSVEKIKNKNSKKKTSAKEKNSSPKSSLLSHCTSKIKYIFLIIFIPPFLNYASLQRESLELKPEGELYDVGWGQKLFLSCRGKGPPTVVLDAPTGMSSDVWTLVAAKLADHANVCIYDRAGLGFSERPLNKSNSTPDQASHINFNDFSNWNAFTVERMADDLYKLLTTSSQQPRPIIFVGAELGAVVSQFYAHLYESDILGLILVNPLSEDLFQQPDSVWAQHWYGSLGPTYQTLQLGAALGITRLGLLLGILKQPIIGEHVPENVMLRQKYLMCHPRHLSSVVDEHYFINETFSQIRTLKKIKSLASNISVTVLTGNYYDEQMQGHLNKAWARAEQSLLSKFQPTVQHSVVNGADRHMIYRKPEPIVEAVLKIIRKWRRTRLAGSQAA; this is translated from the exons atgacAGTTGGAGATCTGCGCAGCAgggctaaaaataaacaaaatgaagaaagtaaaaaattacCATCTGATCTCAGCCCTGTTCCAGGAGACAGCCAAGGCAATAgtgttgaaaaaataaaaaataaaaacagtaaaaagaaaacatcagcaaaa GAAAAAAACTCGTCACCAAAGTCTAGTCTACTAAGTCATTGCACTAGCAAGATCAAGTACATATTTCTTATCATCTTCATTCCTCCATTCCTCAACTATGCCTCTTTACAAAGAGAGAGTTTAGAGCTAAAACCAGAAG GTGAACTTTATGATGTAGGATGGggacaaaagttgtttttatctTGTCGAGGAAAGGGCCCACCCACTG ttGTTTTGGATGCTCCAACAGGAATGAGTTCTGATGTCTGGACTTTGGTGGCAGCCAAACTGGCAGACCATgctaat GTGTGTATCTATGACAGAGCAGGCCTTGGATTCAGTGAAAGACCTTTG AATAAATCAAACAGTACACCAGATCAAGCTTCTCATATAAACTTCAATGATTTTTCCAATTGGAATGCTTTCACAGTGGAAAG AATGGCAGATGATCTGTACAAGTTATTGACAACCAGCAGTCAACAACCAAGGCCAATAATTTTTGTTGGGGCTGAGTTGGGTGCAGTGGTCTCCCAGTTCTATGCACACCTATATGAAAG TGACATTCTTGGTCTAATACTAGTCAACCCATTATCAGAGGATCTTTTCCAGCAGCCAGATAGTGTATGGGCTCAACACTG GTATGGCAGTCTAGGCCCAACTTATCAAACACTTCAACTTGGTGCTGCTCTTGGTATCACAAGGCTGGGACTTCTTCTAGGCATCCTGAAACAGCCAATCattggagaacatgtccctgAAAATGTAATGCTTAGACAG aAATATTTAATGTGTCACCCTCGTCACTTGAGCTCTGTTGTGGATGAGCATTACTTCATCAATGAAACTTTTTCACAGATTAG aacattaaagaagattaagTCTTTGGCCTCAAACATTTCTGTCACAGTGTTGACAGGGAATTATTATGATGAGCAGATGCAAGGGCACTTGAATAAA gcATGGGCCAGGGCAGAGCAAAGCTTATTGTCCAAGTTTCAACCCACTGTCCAACACTCAGTTGTCAATGGAGCAGACCGACATATGATTTACAGGAAACCAGAACCTATCGTAGAGGCTGTGCTGAAAATCATTCGGAAGTGGAGAAGAACAAGATTGGCTGGTAGCCAAGCTGCTTGA
- the LOC106068639 gene encoding uncharacterized protein LOC106068639: MKQLFERTSCNHSGFTFTLDRFFQPRRTSSKKRDSDGLSASSGASRGSENKSRTASFSLSRLLPRRRSKSRLSLDSEPSKSDNGTINNQISSPYSLSQGVNSSSSTPPLTGSHQTILSSDQFNGSSRSQEDSFVYNEGVRKVLIGDCQSEKTLQKNSGQPHGDEAQSVPIECPVCLVEKSKDMFFEFSTCHHRCCSCCLREYFRIEIMESRLAIACPECSELFHPNDIRAVVQDDNLMQKYEDFMLRRVLAMDSDTRWCPAPDCGYAVVAFGCAGCPKLKCERPGCDTFFCYHCKQYWHPNQTCDAARAERSPNLRSSSISYSQESGAQNEIKPCPRCGAFIIKMDDGSCNHMTCAVCGAGFCWLCMKEISDLHYLSPSGCTFWGRKPWSRKKKILWQLGTLVGAPIGITLVAGIAVPAMIIGIPVWVGRKIHYRFDGASKHRRNLAITGGVAASILASPIIAGLAVGIGVPILLAYVYGVVPFSLCRSGGCGVTTTNSGGVRFEFDEHDENNTHGPYSYTGDTHSMETAPTVANPSIAPSIGDASLGMTNSLSASGSHIDRAGILRDDSDRDSASHRVLVGNSINGSLCSASYSTQHHKLEVQADISEHSAHCERSSVGGESYSMSLNDDASTRALAGSIISPKDKDGISLCSRHFDGTPGPHVYPEDCDKEECRTPTSGGQHQRGSSSCPTSPHLRKASPAPSEDTRSTRGKKCTRFMDQVSEIETKSDGLSIGSIMSTASSSPCYENVSPTLPAYSTLSLTAASSVPVQATLASCESLMSEGKAEMAGATDLCEHMSSIKGVRVKAESTSVLMDGADSRFCEMGGLRRKSDSASKDEFSHAERSFSCRKRKPGSVCEKEHRSQPGTLSDISEVRGMPTMLTSGCPDLLAVIDTKCENVFLNKKGQTKFRHMSTSSSCSSSFDDTSDYPSRKFMYGGRNLCATCESEDNRNRMYVYGGSVLEVSDKNSSHVDLEGEETTSLSSIYVHNKLMLSDPDWLLRTVGNSSYPTEEEPELTQCHTRLTKRDSCVSHTSIGSDTALVPSPLPDVEIPTHKTAAVEELSPSHVSPVNLPLNKSISMPLTSRLNSSDDQGYSQIFLKKTQNPDSKEAFDQVNLPLVVSSPELKLNTSALSAMSLNGTNELNCSATIAMSRHIKKPDTLSGVRTHQK; encoded by the exons atGAAACAACTG TTTGAAAGAACTAGCTGTAACCATTCTGGATTTACTTTCACACTGGATCGTTTCTTTCAACCCCGCCGCACGTCCTCTAAGAAAAGGGACAGTGATGGCTTGTCAGCTTCTTCCGGAGCATCGCGGGGCTCAGAGAACAAATCCAGAACTGCCTCATTCTCTTTGTCCCGTTTGCTGCCTCGCCGGAGATCTAAGTCCCGCCTTAGTTTGGATTCAGAGCCTTCAAAGTCAGACAATGGGACAATTAATAACCAAATATCATCGCCATATTCATTGAGCCAAGGAGTAAATTCATCATCATCGACACCACCTTTGACTGGATCTCATCAGACCATTCTCTCGTCTGATCAGTTTAATGGATCCTCAAGGAGCCAAGAAGATTCCTTTGTCTATAATGAAGGAGTGCGCAAAGTTCTTATTGGGGATTGCCAGTCAGAAAAAACCCTTCAAAAAAATTCTGGCCAGCCTCACGGAGACGAGGCTCAGTCTGTGCCTATAGAGTGTCCAGTGTGCCTTgtagaaaaaagtaaagatatgtTTTTTGAGTTCTCAACATGTCATCATCGCTGCTGTTCATGCTGTTTAAGAGAATATTTTAGA ATTGAGATAATGGAATCAAGACTTGCTATAGCATGTCCTGAATGCTCTGAGCTCTTTCACCCCAATGATATACGTGCTGTTGTCCAGGATGATAATCTGATGCAGAAGTATGAGGACTTCATGTTGAGGCGAGTACTAGCCATGGACTCCGATACAAGATGGTGCCCAGCTCCAGATTGTGG CTATGCAGTTGTTGCGTTTGGGTGTGCTGGTTGTCCAAAGTTGAAATGTGAACGTCCAGGTTGCGACACTTTCTTCTGTTATCATTGTAAGCAGTACTGGCATCCTAACCAAACATGTGATGCAGCTCGAGCTGAACGTTCTCCTAACCTACGTTCATCTTCTATTAGTTATAGTCAGGAGTCTGGAGCCCAGA ATGAAATCAAGCCTTGTCCTCGATGTGGTGCATTCATTATCAAAATGGATGATGGCTCCTGTAACCACATGACCTGTGCAGTTTGTGGGGCTGGCTTCTGTTGGCTTTGTATGAAAGAAATTTCAGATCTTCACTATCTGAG ccCCTCAGGCTGCACATTTTGGGGTAGAAAACCTTGGAGTAGGAAGAAGAAAATTCTTTGGCAGCTGGGCACATTGGTGGGCGCGCCTATTGGCATAACTTTGGTGGCTGGCATTGCAGTCCCTGCTATGATCATCGGCATACCAGTTTGGGTGGGTCGTAAG aTACACTATCGATTTGATGGGGCATCTAAACATAGGAGAAATTTAGCTATTACTGGAGGGGTGGCAGCTTCCATTTTAGCCTCACCCATTATTGCTGGATTGGCAGTTG GTATAGGGGTGCCTATCCTATTGGCCTATGTCTATGGTGTCGTTCCATTTTCTTTGTGTAGAAGTGGTGGCTGCGGTGTGACCACCACCAACTCTGGTGGGGTCAGATTTGAGTTTGATGAGCATGATGAAAACAACACCCATGGCCCTTATAGTTACACAG GTGATACCCACAGTATGGAGACTGCCCCAACTGTTGCTAATCCAAGTATCGCCCCAAGTATAGGGGACGCAAGTCTAGGCATGACCAATAG TTTAAGTGCCAGTGGGAGTCATATTGATAGAGCAGGAATTTTGCGTGATGATAGTGATAGGGACTCAGCTAGCCACAGGGTTCTTGTAGGGAACAGTATTAATGGCAGTCTCTGCAGTGCTTCATACAGTACACAACACCACAA ACTAGAAGTCCAGGCAGACATTTCTGAACATTCAGCTCACTGTGAAAGATCAAGTGTAGGAGGGGAGTCGTACAGCATGTCACTCAATGATGATGCCAGCACAAGAGCGTTAGCTGGTTCAATTATATCGCCAAA ggacAAAGATGGAATTTCTCTTTGTTCAAGACATTTTGATGGAACACCAGGGCCTCATGTTTACCCCGAAGACTGTGATAAAGAAGAATGTAGGACACCAACCAGTGGAGGGCAGCATCAGAGGGGTAGTTCCTCTTGTCCTACATCACCACATCTGCGTAAGGCCAGCCCTGCCCCATCGGAAGATACTCGCAGCACTCGTGGGAAAAAGTGTACAAGGTTCATGGACCAGGTCTCAGAGATAGAAACCAAAAGCGATGGTTTAAGCATTGGGTCTATCATGAGCACTGCTAGCAGTTCTCCCTGTTATGAAAATGTCTCTCCTACCCTTCCAGCTTATTCAACCCTTTCTCTGACAGCAGCATCTTCTGTCCCAGTCCAGGCAACTCTAGCCAGCTGTGAAAGTTTGATGAGTGAAGGTAAAGCTGAAATGGCTGGGGCCACAGATCTTTGCGAGCATATGTCATCCATCAAAGGAGTCCGTGTAAAGGCAGAGTCCACCAGTGTGTTGATGGATGGGGCAGATTCACGCTTTTGTGAAATGGGAGGACTTCGGAGAAAGAGTGACTCAGCATCGAAAGATGAATTTAGCCACGCTGAAAGGTCATTTTCCTGCAGGAAGAGAAAGCCTGGTTCTGTGTGCGAGAAAGAGCATAGGTCCCAGCCTGGAACATTGTCTGACATTTCGGAAGTGAGGGGCATGCCAACTATGTTGACATCTGGTTGCCCTGACCTGTTAGCTGTGATAGATACCAAGTGTGAGAATGTGTTTCTAAACAAGAAAGGACAGACAAAATTCAGACACATGTCAACGTCGTCATCCTGTTCATCTTCATTTGATGATACCTCTGATTATCCATCCCGTAAATTTATGTATGGGGGAAGAAATCTGTGTGCAACCTGTGAGTCAGAGGATAACAGAAACAGAATGTATGTCTATGGTGGGTCAGTGCTTGAAGTGTCTGATAAAAATTCATCTCATGTTGACTTGGAAGGGGAGGAGACAACATCTTTGTCCTCCATATATGTCCATAACAAGCTTATGTTATCTGATCCTGACTGGCTCCTCAGAACAGTTGGTAACTCCAGTTATCCCACAGAAGAAGAACCTGAGCTTACCCAGTGTCACACCAGACTAACAAAACGAGACTCCTGTGTCTCTCATACAAGCATAGGCAGTGACACGGCTCTAGTTCCATCCCCATTACCTGATGTTGAGATACCAACCCATAAAACTGCTGCTGTAGAAGAGCTTTCCCCAAGCCATGTTTCCCCAGTCAATTTACCATTAAATAAATCTATTTCCATGCCCTTAACATCAAGACTCAACTCTTCTGATGACCAAGGTTATTCtcaaatatttcttaaaaaaactcaaaacccagaTTCAAAAGAAGCTTTTGACCAGGTGAATTTACCATTAGTTGTTTCGTCACCAGAGCTTAAGTTGAACACAAGCGCACTATCAGCTATGTCTTTGAATGGGACCAATGAGTTAAACTGCTCTGCTACCATCGCAATGAGCAGGCACATCAAGAAACCTGATACTCTGTCTGGTGTAAGGacacatcaaaaataa